In Lactiplantibacillus pentosus, the sequence GAAGTGGCCGTGTATACGGCGGTCCGGTTCTATGCGATTCAGCAACAAGGCAGCGAGGTCTTAGTTTATGGCCCAGCTAACTCGCAAACGGATGATACCGAAAAAGGAATCCCATTGTTTCAGGCACTTGCAAAGTTACGACGCAACGAGGAGACGCGGGTCGCACTGGATCGACGCATGCAACCGCTGCTCGCGACGACCAACGTCGCGAGTGCGATTAACGCATTAACCCATTTGGTCAGTATGCTCAAAGCTGCTAATCAACAACAAAAAATCGATTATGCCCGTTTAGCGCAAGATCTCTACTGGTTGCAGCAAAGCTATGAGCGTGCGAGCCAGGTGCGCTTACAATGGGGACAACAATATTATCGACCACAAGACGCTACAGAGAAACCTGAAGGGAAGAAAAACTAATGACGACCAACAACTTATATCTTGATATTCATGTGATTCAAACCGTACCATCTTCAAATATTAACCGCGATGATACTGGTGCGCCTAAAACTGCTTTATACGGTGGCGTTAGCCGGTCGCGAGTCTCCTCGCAAAGTTGGAAACGCGCCGTTCGTCAGAGTTTCCAAGATGACACGGTCACGGTAGGTTACAGAACAAAAAAAGCGGCCCAGCTATTGAAGGACGCGCTCCAAAAGTTAACGCCAGATTTGAGTGATGATGACGCTTGGGAACAAGTCAATGCGGTCTTTAAGGCAGCCAGTGTTAAGTTGGATAAAAATGAAGAAACCAGTGCATTATTTATGGTTAGTCCTGGTCAAATTGATCAATTGGCTCAGTACGTCAAAGATAACGCAGACGGCGAATTAGATAAAAAGGCCATCAAAGCGGTGTTAAAGGGTAATCAGTCGATTGATTTAGCCTTATTTGGTCGGATGGTTGCGGATAATCCTGAATTAAACGTCGAAGCTGCAGCACAGGTCGCCCACGCAATCTCGACACATGAAGTCGTTCCAGAATTTGACTATTTTACGGCCTTGGATGATTTACAACCAGACGATACAACTGGTGCCGCCATGCTTGGTACGCTAGAGTTTAATTCAGCGACCCTCTATCGCTATGCTAATATCAATATGAACGATCTAATTGAAAACTTAGGTGAAGCTGCAGCGGTTGACGGTGCGCGTGAATTTGTCAAAGCCTTTGCACTGTCTATGCCAACAGGGAAGCAAAACACGTTTGCCAACAAAACACTGCCAAGCTATGTCATGCTGACATTGCGTACGGATACACCAGTGAACCTGGTCTCTGGCTTTGAAGACCCGGTCACTTCGAAGCAGGGTTACGTAAAGCAATCGATTGAGAAATTAAACGCTGCTTATAAGCAGACGTTGCAATTTGTCGAGAAACCGTTGCTAAATGTTGCGTTGGGTGCTGATGCG encodes:
- the casB gene encoding type I-E CRISPR-associated protein Cse2/CasB encodes the protein MKNKIQKVTASIIRQLYNHGNLNKGVLASVRHATVLNSPQAQALWPIMMAELDDEMLSRDGRPTAAEVAVYTAVRFYAIQQQGSEVLVYGPANSQTDDTEKGIPLFQALAKLRRNEETRVALDRRMQPLLATTNVASAINALTHLVSMLKAANQQQKIDYARLAQDLYWLQQSYERASQVRLQWGQQYYRPQDATEKPEGKKN
- the cas7e gene encoding type I-E CRISPR-associated protein Cas7/Cse4/CasC, encoding MTTNNLYLDIHVIQTVPSSNINRDDTGAPKTALYGGVSRSRVSSQSWKRAVRQSFQDDTVTVGYRTKKAAQLLKDALQKLTPDLSDDDAWEQVNAVFKAASVKLDKNEETSALFMVSPGQIDQLAQYVKDNADGELDKKAIKAVLKGNQSIDLALFGRMVADNPELNVEAAAQVAHAISTHEVVPEFDYFTALDDLQPDDTTGAAMLGTLEFNSATLYRYANINMNDLIENLGEAAAVDGAREFVKAFALSMPTGKQNTFANKTLPSYVMLTLRTDTPVNLVSGFEDPVTSKQGYVKQSIEKLNAAYKQTLQFVEKPLLNVALGADASAIAVPAENLTALLGQVTTELTKVVKDENGND